A genome region from Candidatus Omnitrophota bacterium includes the following:
- a CDS encoding PTS sugar transporter subunit IIA, with product MQLSVKDLSKLLNVTERTIYRWIKQQSIPFYRIHDQYRFNRVEILDWATSQKMDLSQAILDDGGKDVIDCFSLADTIKKGGIYYRVEGNDKKTLLSAVIDLLNLPDDVKKENLLNAMLVREELGSTGLGDGIAIPHARYPVVTHIPQAIVSICFLERPVDYGAIDGKPVSCLFTLISPTVRSHLKMLSRTAFVLKNADVKKAIVAQMSREVILSEIEKAERLLGT from the coding sequence ATGCAGTTAAGCGTAAAAGACCTGTCAAAGCTGTTGAATGTTACGGAAAGGACCATCTACCGCTGGATAAAACAGCAAAGTATCCCCTTTTACAGGATACATGACCAGTACCGGTTCAACCGCGTTGAGATACTAGATTGGGCCACATCACAAAAAATGGACCTTTCCCAGGCGATACTCGATGACGGCGGCAAAGACGTTATAGACTGTTTCTCTCTCGCGGATACGATAAAAAAAGGCGGCATCTATTACCGTGTCGAGGGGAACGACAAAAAAACACTTTTAAGCGCTGTTATCGACCTCCTTAACCTCCCGGATGACGTGAAGAAAGAAAATCTCTTGAACGCGATGCTGGTAAGGGAGGAACTGGGCTCCACCGGGCTGGGTGACGGTATAGCCATTCCCCACGCGCGATACCCGGTCGTCACGCATATCCCGCAGGCGATAGTCTCCATTTGTTTCCTGGAAAGACCAGTCGACTACGGCGCGATCGATGGTAAACCCGTAAGCTGCCTTTTCACCCTGATAAGCCCGACCGTCAGGAGCCATCTTAAGATGCTTTCCCGCACAGCGTTCGTCCTGAAGAACGCGGATGTCAAGAAAGCTATCGTGGCCCAGATGTCCAGGGAGGTAATTTTAAGCGAGATAGAAAAAGCCGAACGGCTTTTGGGGACATAA
- a CDS encoding proton-conducting transporter membrane subunit, with amino-acid sequence MDTILCSLYILLLSGVLSLALNRHVKLSNIVGSSGVVLSSIAGIIALLIAYRNGGPAAPAMPWKVPFGSFSIAIDSLGSLFLFPIFILAALSALYGSEYLKHYFGKKNIGSTWLFFNSLVAGMVLVVLARNAVLFLVAWELMSVSSFFLVIFEGEKKNTARAGLTYLIATHIGTLFLMVMFILLAKNSGSFDFAAWTMPAKGTMLSIIFICALVGFGTKAGLMPLHIWLPEAHPAAPSHVSAIMSGVMIKTGIYGILRVLTFLGTPCAWWGYTLIAIGAVSGILGILFALAQHDIKRLLAYSSIENIGLISIGIGMGILGMAANDPVLTFLGFAGALWHVVNHSFFKGLLFLGAGAIAHRTGTREINVLGGLLKKMPLTGSCFLVGSAAICGLPPLNGFIGEFLLYFASLKSIFGETGIVLVSLGIIASLSLIGGLALACFTKAFGMIFLGEPRSPRHREARDPNVLMLAPMMALAGACIFMGLGAPFIMGAMDKIIINVAGTSTGIIGMTASEAARPLAGIAGIFTLFYAIILSAALFRRGLLAKRDVRDVVTWDCGYAQPEPRMQYTASSFVQPIMNFFKGILRTEKDPPKTSEFFPDSSSFRTETADIFSEVVFRPLLEFIHRMAEKLTLVQHGQMQFYILYILFALVMLFIWKL; translated from the coding sequence ATGGATACAATACTTTGTTCGTTATATATATTGTTGTTAAGCGGTGTCCTGTCGCTTGCTCTGAACAGGCACGTGAAGCTGTCCAACATCGTCGGGTCGTCCGGGGTCGTGCTCTCCAGCATAGCGGGTATTATCGCCCTGCTCATCGCGTACAGGAACGGGGGACCGGCCGCGCCGGCCATGCCGTGGAAGGTCCCGTTCGGATCGTTCTCGATAGCCATAGACTCATTGGGCTCACTTTTCCTTTTCCCCATTTTCATACTGGCCGCCCTTTCGGCCTTATACGGGTCGGAATATTTGAAGCATTATTTCGGGAAAAAGAACATAGGCAGTACCTGGCTCTTTTTTAACTCCCTGGTCGCAGGCATGGTGCTGGTGGTCCTGGCCCGCAACGCCGTCCTCTTCCTGGTGGCATGGGAATTGATGTCCGTGAGTTCGTTCTTCCTGGTCATCTTTGAAGGCGAGAAAAAAAATACGGCCAGGGCGGGACTGACTTACCTGATAGCCACTCACATCGGTACGCTTTTCCTGATGGTCATGTTCATCCTGCTTGCCAAGAACAGCGGTTCTTTTGACTTCGCGGCGTGGACCATGCCGGCGAAGGGCACGATGCTATCCATTATTTTCATATGCGCGCTTGTCGGTTTCGGAACAAAAGCCGGGCTTATGCCGCTCCATATATGGCTTCCCGAGGCCCATCCCGCGGCGCCAAGCCATGTATCCGCTATAATGTCCGGCGTCATGATCAAGACCGGGATATACGGTATACTACGCGTGCTGACATTCCTTGGAACACCGTGCGCGTGGTGGGGATATACGCTTATCGCTATCGGAGCTGTTTCAGGTATACTCGGCATACTCTTCGCCCTGGCCCAGCATGACATAAAACGTCTGCTCGCGTACTCAAGTATAGAGAATATAGGGCTGATCTCTATAGGCATCGGAATGGGCATACTCGGAATGGCAGCTAACGATCCGGTCCTGACGTTCCTGGGTTTCGCCGGGGCATTATGGCATGTCGTTAACCACTCTTTTTTCAAGGGCCTTCTTTTCCTGGGTGCCGGAGCTATCGCGCATAGGACCGGGACACGGGAGATAAACGTCCTGGGAGGGCTGCTCAAAAAGATGCCCTTAACTGGGAGCTGTTTTCTTGTCGGATCGGCCGCTATCTGCGGATTACCTCCATTGAACGGTTTTATCGGGGAGTTCCTGCTTTATTTCGCTTCTTTAAAAAGCATATTCGGGGAGACCGGCATAGTCCTTGTCTCCCTGGGGATAATAGCGTCCTTATCCCTGATAGGGGGCCTGGCTTTGGCCTGCTTCACTAAAGCGTTCGGCATGATCTTCCTGGGAGAACCAAGAAGCCCGCGTCACCGTGAAGCCCGTGACCCGAACGTCCTTATGCTGGCACCCATGATGGCCCTTGCGGGGGCCTGTATCTTTATGGGACTGGGCGCCCCTTTTATCATGGGCGCCATGGATAAGATCATCATCAATGTCGCGGGAACGTCCACCGGTATCATTGGAATGACCGCGTCCGAAGCAGCGCGTCCGTTGGCAGGTATCGCCGGTATTTTCACGCTCTTTTACGCCATCATACTGTCGGCCGCTTTGTTCCGCCGCGGACTCCTGGCAAAACGCGATGTCCGGGACGTCGTTACATGGGATTGCGGGTACGCGCAGCCCGAGCCCAGGATGCAATATACCGCGTCCTCATTCGTCCAGCCCATCATGAATTTCTTCAAAGGCATATTGAGGACGGAGAAAGATCCGCCCAAGACGAGCGAATTTTTCCCTGACAGTTCCTCCTTCAGGACAGAGACCGCGGATATCTTCAGCGAGGTTGTTTTCCGCCCCCTGCTTGAGTTCATCCATCGCATGGCGGAAAAGTTGACGTTGGTCCAACATGGGCAGATGCAGTTCTATATTTTGTATATCCTGTTCGCTCTCGTGATGCTTTTTATATGGAAGTTGTAA
- a CDS encoding NADH-quinone oxidoreductase subunit H, whose product MYMRMAHYIFVIALSPLLFGIINRTKAFFAGRKGSPLLQLYHDIFKLLRKGAVYSKTTTWVFIAGPIVSLSAILAALTLVPFAGYPALVSFDGDLVLFIYLLALARFFMVIAALDTGSSFEGMGASREVQFAVFAEPALFLALAALARITGQVSISGIFSNTLSYSWTTYGPLIFLIWGAVFIVFLSENSRIPVDDPNTHLELTMIHEAMVLDHSGPDLACIFYGAALKFWVLGTLLAGMFFGADSHTWAVDRVIYILWMLLLAVIVGVVESVLARLRLLKVPHLLIIALALSAVSLILTLRQ is encoded by the coding sequence ATGTATATGAGAATGGCCCACTATATTTTTGTCATAGCGCTTTCCCCGTTGCTGTTCGGGATCATCAACAGGACAAAAGCGTTCTTTGCCGGGCGCAAGGGTAGCCCGCTGTTGCAGCTGTACCATGATATCTTTAAACTGCTACGGAAAGGAGCGGTGTACAGCAAGACAACGACATGGGTATTCATCGCGGGACCGATAGTGAGTCTCAGCGCCATATTGGCGGCCTTGACCCTGGTCCCTTTTGCCGGGTATCCCGCCCTGGTATCTTTTGACGGGGACCTTGTACTTTTTATTTACCTCCTGGCGCTGGCCAGGTTCTTCATGGTCATAGCGGCCCTCGACACGGGGTCCAGTTTCGAAGGCATGGGAGCCAGCCGCGAGGTCCAGTTCGCCGTGTTCGCCGAACCGGCGCTTTTCCTGGCACTGGCGGCGCTCGCGCGCATAACCGGGCAGGTGTCTATTTCGGGGATATTCTCGAACACGCTTAGTTACTCCTGGACGACTTACGGCCCGTTGATATTCCTGATATGGGGCGCGGTTTTTATCGTTTTCCTGTCGGAGAACTCCCGTATACCCGTAGATGATCCCAACACCCATCTGGAGCTTACCATGATCCACGAAGCCATGGTCCTGGACCATAGCGGCCCGGACCTGGCCTGTATTTTTTACGGAGCCGCCCTTAAATTCTGGGTGCTGGGGACATTGCTGGCGGGGATGTTCTTCGGGGCGGACTCCCACACATGGGCGGTCGATCGCGTCATATATATCCTCTGGATGCTACTGCTCGCTGTTATCGTTGGGGTCGTGGAATCAGTTCTCGCGCGGCTACGTTTATTAAAGGTCCCCCATTTACTGATAATCGCGTTGGCGTTATCAGCGGTGTCGTTAATACTTACATTGAGGCAGTAA
- a CDS encoding hydrogenase gives MNTWSDFIVVTVLLMNLMMLSSSRIRTCIKIVALQGVLIGLMPLLAEAHSMSFGAAAISLFSILLKGVLFPYLLLRALQEANIRKEVEPLGGYPLSLLMGVALFGLSFWLSAQLLSSQPFVSHLAASVSFATFFTGVLVIVSRMKAITQVIGYLVLENGIYLFGSVFLAKQSLLVELAILLDIFVAVFVMGIAIFHISREFDHIDTHKLSELKDSTTEG, from the coding sequence ATGAACACATGGAGCGATTTTATAGTTGTCACCGTCCTTCTTATGAACTTGATGATGCTTTCCTCAAGCCGCATCCGTACCTGTATAAAGATAGTCGCCCTACAGGGTGTGCTCATCGGGCTCATGCCCCTGCTGGCTGAGGCGCACTCCATGTCTTTTGGGGCCGCCGCTATATCGCTGTTCAGCATCCTGCTTAAAGGCGTGCTTTTCCCGTACCTCTTGTTAAGGGCGCTCCAGGAAGCCAATATACGCAAAGAAGTGGAACCGCTCGGAGGATATCCGCTGTCGCTCCTCATGGGGGTGGCCCTGTTCGGCCTGTCGTTCTGGCTGAGCGCGCAGCTGTTGTCCTCGCAACCCTTCGTTTCGCACCTCGCGGCATCCGTGTCTTTCGCGACATTTTTCACGGGCGTCCTCGTGATAGTCAGCAGGATGAAAGCGATAACACAGGTAATAGGATATCTCGTACTGGAGAACGGCATTTACCTGTTCGGCTCCGTCTTCCTGGCGAAACAATCTCTGCTGGTCGAACTGGCCATACTGCTGGATATTTTCGTGGCGGTGTTCGTGATGGGTATCGCGATATTCCATATAAGCCGCGAATTCGACCATATCGACACGCACAAACTTTCAGAACTCAAGGATTCAACAACAGAAGGATAG